Sequence from the Flavobacterium sp. TR2 genome:
ACAAAATTAATCGTAAATTGTAATGCATTAACTCATATGTCTTTAGCAGCACAAATAGTTTGGCTTTTTGTACTCGCAATCCCAATTGCGTGCATCAGCTGGACTGTCACACACGAAGAAATTTTTAGAGAACCTCATGAATGGTGTGTCAGGCATTCTAAAAATGACAGATACATCTTGTCCAGAAAGTTCTTTTATCTTCTTACTTGCGAATATTGCTTTAGCCATTACGTTACAATTGCCTTTCTGATTATCTGCGATTATAAACTTTTGTTAAATGATTGGAGAGGGTATATTTTGGCAGGGTTTTCTCTGGTTTTTATGGCAAATGTTTATATGAGCCTTTTTGCTTTATTACGACAGGCTATAAAGAAAGAAAAGGTCGAAATTGAGAAAATTGAAAATGAGACTGACAGCGAAAACAGTAAAGAGTAAAATAACAATTAAAAAAGTAAGTATAATTAAATAAATTGACGTTATGGAGAATTTAAATTTTATAGACCCATTATTACACGGAATCAAACCTGAAAGCAAACCGTTAAATCTGTCAGTAAAACAAATGGTATGTGCTGGTGTAGGTGCTCTTTTAGCATCGGCTGTTCTGAAAAAAACGGGGCATAATAAAGCAAGCGCTGTTGTAGGAAGCCTTGCATTGCCAATTTTAGCATCGGCTTGCTATAAAAAATACAGTCAGATTACAAAAGAAAAAACTGACGCTCAAGCAAGCAGCGGTATCGAATACAATCATTAATCTTTTATAGTTATCATAAAAAGAGCGCTAATTTTTAGAATTTAGCGCTCTTTTTATTTCTCAGTGACTGGTTAAGAAATATTGCCTTCGACCCAATTTAATGCTTTATTAAAATCAACTTTTTTATAGCCGCGAAACTCACCAGGAACAATATAGCTAAATCCATTTGTGAAAGAAATGATTTCGTCTGTATCGGTAACAATCGCTGCCCTGTTCCATTTTCCAAGATTTTTCAAACCAAGAAGAGCATCTTGCAGCCACGCGCCAGTTGTAAAATTTTCAATATCGGTATCCAAAACCAGCAAAAAATTAATTTCATTTGTCTGTTTTACCAAATGTTCAACGGCTGGAGCCACTGCTGTCACAAAATCTTCTTTTGTCACTTCTGCCAATGCTCTAAAGGCAACAATATTATCTGTAGTGTCGATTTGATGTATCATGATTTTTTTCTTTTGAGTTAATTACTGAAGTTTTATTTGAGACATTTTTAAAACGTAAATATTCTAACTCAAATTTACTCATATTCAATCAGATACAGATTATATTTAACTATTCGTTTATTATATTTTTTTAAGATGATTTACTAGTCACTAAGTTGCTAAGTTTCTAAGTTATTGAGATGCAGAGCTTTTTTCGCAAACATAGCCCGCGGTTTCAACCACGGGGACGTTTGGGGATAAAATGCATTGCGTTGCCACGGTTGAAACCGCGGGCTATGCTTTTAATTTGACTTCGTTTTTTTACCGCAAAGCACGCAAGGTTTTTTAAAACGCAAAGTTCGCAAAGCTAAACTTAAAACTTTGCGAACTTTGCGTAAACCTTAGCGCTCTTTGCGGTTTAAAACTACACATAAATAGGTGAAAAAACTTTGCGTACTTTGCGTAAACCTTGGCATTCTTTGCGGTTTAAACTTACACATAAATAGGTGAAAAAACTTTTGCAAACTTTGCGTAAACCTTAGCGCTCTTTGCGGTAAAACCTACACAGAATTAAAAAAAATTGCGGTAAAAAAAGGCCGTCCAAATAGACAGCCTTTTCTTCACATTAAAACCTAAAATTTAATGTATCTAAAACCATTATGGCAAATGGGTTACGATTATTTTTTAATAAAACGTCTTACGGTTTTGACTCCGTTTTTCTCAATTGAAATTAGATAGATTCCTGTTTTTAAAGTTGAAACGTCAATACTGTTATCGCTTACGGTTTGAGAGAAAACAGTTGCACCTCCTTCAGTATTTATAACATTCACATTTCCGCCAGAAACCTCTGTGCTGAAGAAAATCTGGCTTTCCGTCGGATTCGGATAAATCTCCAAACTCGCAATTGACTGTTCTGTGCTTGCAGGAGCTGATTTTGCAGTCGCTCCCGATTTAGTGATTTTAAACCAGTTTATATTAGCGCCTGAGGCTTGAATATAAATTCCGAAGTTGTACGTTCCTGCATTTACGTTTACAGTCTGCGAAATCGTCTGCCAATTCTGCCATCCTCCTGTATTTGGAACATTTACCGCTCCAAGCTGAATCGCTCCTGCATTTAAATCAGAAGAAATTCTGGCACCGTTAACAGCACTTGCCACTCGATATTCGATTACATAAGCTCCAGATGTTGGAAAATTAATATTATAATATGCCATCCAGTCGCCTGTGTCGCAATATCCAACATTTAATCCTCCGCCTGTATCTGTTGTTGGTTCTGTCTGCACGCCGCTCATAGTATTGTAATTTTCTGCCTGAATTAAAGTTCCTGTTCCTGGGGAAGTACCACCCGTAATAACTTGATTAATGGCATTTAACAACGATTTAGTTCCAGTTGCATCCTGAGACAATTCCCAAATCATAACCCCTCCTGCGTTTTGAATCGCAAAAGTCGTTTTTTGTTTGATGGTTGGAATTCCGTTATAATAAATCGTATTTCCCACCTGATCCAAATTTTCAGCTCCCGGATATTGCGCTACAATATTTGCATAAGAAATTCCCTGATTGGCAGAAGCTCCAAAACCGTAGCCATAAAAAGGAAGTCCAATAATCGCTTTACTTGCTGGTAACCCTCTTCCTGTCCAATAATTAAATTGGTTTACCGCCATGCTGTAAGGAGAATGCTGACCCGGATTGTTTGGCGCCCAAGGTCCAGTAGCATCATAAGCCATAATATTGATCCAGTCGTAGGCCGCAAAAGTAGATGAGGGTACATTGGCACCACCATATCCTTCTGAAAGTGCTGCTGAAATCAGTTTGCCATTGGCATGAAGTTTATTGGCCAGAGCAATTACAAATCCGCCGTAATCGCCATTAATTGCAGGGCCTTCCAAATCTACGTCTACACCGTCAAAATTGTGAGCTACCACGTAATCGTAGATTTTCTGAATAAAAGCCGTTCTGTTGGCTGGCGTTATTAAATTGAAATAATTATCGCGAATAGGTCCTCCTTCAGAAACAGAACCTCCTCCAAGCGACACAAAAACTTTGACGTTTTGGGCATGAGCCGCATTGATAATGGCATTGCTTCCCGAATTAAAACTTAAATAGCCATTGGCATCAGGATTTTCGAACGCAATATTGATATGCGTTAATTTGCTGTACTGAACCGTACTCGAAAAAGCATTCAAATCAATCCAGTTTGGAATATAAGCTATTACTTTCTTTTGGGACGAAACTAAATTAAAAGCGCCCAACATTAAAATAATAATGCATTGCTGCAGCATTCTTCTGTAATTGTTTTTCATAATAATTGTTTTAATAGATTAATAAACTCGTAAATATGGGACGGTTATTTGAGTTAAATATTTCTGGTTTTAGATTTTAGATTGCAGATTTTAGACTTTAGATTTTAGATTGGGATTTGACTGTGTCAAATCTTAATTTTAAAATCAATCTAAAATCTAAAGTCTAAAATCTAAAGTCTAAAATCTAAAATCTAAAATCTAACATCTAAAATCTGCAATCTAAAATCACTTTAATCTAAAATTATTTCTTTATGAATCGCTTGATGGTTTGTTTGCCTTCTTTTTCAAAAACTATAAAATAGATTCCTTTTCTAAGATGCGAAACGTCAAAACTATTGTTGTTGATTTTTTGCGAAACCACAGTAGCTCCTGTTTGAGAATCTACAATTTTTGCAGTTCCTCCAGAAAGATCTGTTGTAACAAAAAGAGTGCTTTCTACTGGACTTGGATAAACATTTAAAACCATTTCTTCTGGTTCTTCTACCGTTTCAGCCGAAGCCATTCTTGCTGTTCCCGCAACTTTTGTGATTTTAATCCAGTTAATATTCATTCCTGTATTCTGAATATAGATTCCGAAATTATACGTTCCTGCATTTACATTTACTGTTTGCGAAACGGTCTGCCAATTCTGCCATCCTCCTGTATTCGGAATATCAACATTCCCTAAAACAATGGCTCCTGCATTTAAATCCGAAGACAGTCTTCCGCCAGTGACAGCACTTGACACTCGATATTCGATGACATAAGATCCTGTTGTTGGAAAATTAATATTGTTATACGCCAGCCAGTCACCTGTTTCTGTATAACCAACGTTTGATCCGCCGCCTGTATCTGTAGTCGCTTCGACTTGAATGCCACTCATTGCCGAATAATCTTCTGCTTGAATCAATACTGAAGTTTGTGAACTTGTTGCTGGAACCAACTTCCATTGCCCGCAAGTCTGATTGTTATTATCCCATTGCTGAACGATTGCCCCTGAGGCCGTGCTTGCTCCTGCTACCTCAACAATTCTTCCGCTATGACGGGCAACAATCTTATAATAGCCATCGCCTGTAGCAACCAAAATAAACTGCTGATTTGTTGTGGCATTGTATGGATATTGTTCTACTCTTGCCCCATTGGCTTTATTGAAATTATTAATATCCATTGACATACCGCTATGGTTGGCTATGATTTTGTACATTCCGTCTCCTAGATGCGTAAAAGTAAATTTCTGATTGTTTCCAGAATTCAAAGCGCCTTGATTGATTCCTGCTCCATTTGACATACTAGAATTCCATACATCCATGTACAAACCGCTGTTTCTGTTTTGAAGAAAAAAAGTTTGGTTTCCTAAAGTTGCCGTTCCGTTTGCAATAACTCGAATCGAACTCACTTTATCATTCCAAGTAGCATTCAAACAAGAATTATCAGAATTGATTACAGTTGAAGCTCCGCTGAAATTATCATCTTGATATAAAATCGCTTGATAGCCTTGAGTAATTTTTAGCGAAGAAATATCATCGTTTAAAACTCCCAACAAATTCAAACGGGCCAAATTATAATCTCCAATTGTTAGTCCGCCTGAGAATCCTGTGTAGTTGCAATCTTTATAAACGGTAATAACATCTGTTGTGGCAGGAACTGAAGGCGTAGTAAGTCCATAATATCCTCCAAACGTTGCAATAACTTTTGTTGGCTGTGGCGAATGAAGCGATGGCGACTGATCGGCAACATCGTCATAAGCAAATCCGTACGCTAAATTATCGATATTGATTCCCGGCAAATGCCAAAATTTAGAATAATGGTTTGTTGGATTTGTCTGGTAGTATTTTGACGCATCATACCAATTCTGCTGACCCGGATTTGCTGTTGTCGTATTTACCACATGACGGTTGATTGCTGCCGTTAATTGCGCCTGAATGACAAGATCCAAATCTCCGTCAACCAATCTTCTGTCCAAAACACCTTTTCCTTCAAGCGCTTCTTGCGTTGTCGGCCTATTTTGAACACGTCCTGTCCTTCCGACAAAAGCACCAGATTGCCCCACCATTTCAAGCTGTTCTCCAATGACTCTTCCTTTAAAAACTCCCGCATCTCCCGCGTAGAAAATCAAATCTTCATTTTTGTA
This genomic interval carries:
- a CDS encoding PrgI family protein, with the translated sequence MENLNFIDPLLHGIKPESKPLNLSVKQMVCAGVGALLASAVLKKTGHNKASAVVGSLALPILASACYKKYSQITKEKTDAQASSGIEYNH
- a CDS encoding STAS/SEC14 domain-containing protein, translated to MIHQIDTTDNIVAFRALAEVTKEDFVTAVAPAVEHLVKQTNEINFLLVLDTDIENFTTGAWLQDALLGLKNLGKWNRAAIVTDTDEIISFTNGFSYIVPGEFRGYKKVDFNKALNWVEGNIS
- a CDS encoding glycosyl hydrolase family 18 protein yields the protein MKNNYRRMLQQCIIILMLGAFNLVSSQKKVIAYIPNWIDLNAFSSTVQYSKLTHINIAFENPDANGYLSFNSGSNAIINAAHAQNVKVFVSLGGGSVSEGGPIRDNYFNLITPANRTAFIQKIYDYVVAHNFDGVDVDLEGPAINGDYGGFVIALANKLHANGKLISAALSEGYGGANVPSSTFAAYDWINIMAYDATGPWAPNNPGQHSPYSMAVNQFNYWTGRGLPASKAIIGLPFYGYGFGASANQGISYANIVAQYPGAENLDQVGNTIYYNGIPTIKQKTTFAIQNAGGVMIWELSQDATGTKSLLNAINQVITGGTSPGTGTLIQAENYNTMSGVQTEPTTDTGGGLNVGYCDTGDWMAYYNINFPTSGAYVIEYRVASAVNGARISSDLNAGAIQLGAVNVPNTGGWQNWQTISQTVNVNAGTYNFGIYIQASGANINWFKITKSGATAKSAPASTEQSIASLEIYPNPTESQIFFSTEVSGGNVNVINTEGGATVFSQTVSDNSIDVSTLKTGIYLISIEKNGVKTVRRFIKK
- a CDS encoding beta-1,3-glucanase family protein, producing the protein MKNNKFQRFSILTALFLVFSTFMYGQGPVPFTISNNSTFADSDLYVAIVGIDYTTGNHVWVNAKTSQVLPMSASYNTVTGPTYGGNTGPGQNSKYAACFTKLSEIPNKTFTLPLIAGCRVFISKGSQLYFYFFGASGAPSGYASPNPQNATDPNQGILYEMIELTNNQYGFFGNPTRVDSYKYPMGLELFGANGYQKKVGDLKKHADIVAAFKANVPAEFQGCVNDATGEITAPSKTPAYAEGSGPYANYLKSYIDAIWNKYKNEDLIFYAGDAGVFKGRVIGEQLEMVGQSGAFVGRTGRVQNRPTTQEALEGKGVLDRRLVDGDLDLVIQAQLTAAINRHVVNTTTANPGQQNWYDASKYYQTNPTNHYSKFWHLPGINIDNLAYGFAYDDVADQSPSLHSPQPTKVIATFGGYYGLTTPSVPATTDVITVYKDCNYTGFSGGLTIGDYNLARLNLLGVLNDDISSLKITQGYQAILYQDDNFSGASTVINSDNSCLNATWNDKVSSIRVIANGTATLGNQTFFLQNRNSGLYMDVWNSSMSNGAGINQGALNSGNNQKFTFTHLGDGMYKIIANHSGMSMDINNFNKANGARVEQYPYNATTNQQFILVATGDGYYKIVARHSGRIVEVAGASTASGAIVQQWDNNNQTCGQWKLVPATSSQTSVLIQAEDYSAMSGIQVEATTDTGGGSNVGYTETGDWLAYNNINFPTTGSYVIEYRVSSAVTGGRLSSDLNAGAIVLGNVDIPNTGGWQNWQTVSQTVNVNAGTYNFGIYIQNTGMNINWIKITKVAGTARMASAETVEEPEEMVLNVYPSPVESTLFVTTDLSGGTAKIVDSQTGATVVSQKINNNSFDVSHLRKGIYFIVFEKEGKQTIKRFIKK